The region CGAACTGTCCATCGGCTCATGGGTTACCTACGGCAATCAGGTCGACCATCATGCGGCGCGCGAATCGCTTGCCGCCGCGCGCGATGCGGGCGTCAATTTCTTTGACAACGCCGAGGTGTATGCCAGCGGCCAGTCCGAAGAAATCATGGGTCAGGCGCTCAAGGAACTGGCATGGCCGCGCGTGAGTTATGTGGTGTCGACGAAATTCTTTTGGGGTCTGGAAGAGGCACCGAACCAGTACCACACGCTGAACCGCAAATATCTGCTGAGCGCGATCGACGCGTCGTTAAAACGCCTTCAACTCGATTACGTCGATCTGGTGTTCTGTCATCGTCCTGACCCGAACACGCCGGTCGAGGAAACCGTCTGGGCGATGAGCGACATGATCGCGCGCGGCAAGGCGTTGTACTGGGGCACATCCGAATGGAGCGCCGATGAAATCCGCGCCGCTTACGACATTGCCGAGCGGCATCATCTGCACAAGCCTGTCATGGAACAGCCGCAGTACAACCTGTTCCACCGCAAACGCGTCGAGCAGGAATACAAGCGGCTTTACGAGGACATCGGCCTTGGGCTGACGACCTGGAGCCCGCTCGCCTCCGGCCTGCTCACCGGCAAGTACCGCGACGGCGTGCCCGCTGATAGCCGTGCGCAGTTGCAAGGCTACGAATGGCTGCGCAAGCAGGTGACCGATGCCGGCAAGAACAACGTGGTCGGCAAGCTCGGCGAAGTGGCCGACGAACTGGGCTGCACGGTCGGCCAACTGGCGATTGCGTGGATCCTGAAGAATCCGAATGTGAGCACGGTCATCACCGGCGCGTCGCGGGTCGAACAGATCGCTGAGAACATGGCCTCGGCAGAGGTGGCGGAGAGCATCACGCCGGAGATCAAGCAACAGATCGAGGAGATTATCGGCGACGCCTACAACTAAGGAAGGCGGCCGCCAAGCATCCGCCAAGCCGTGAGCACGGCCCGCGCTGCATCCGGGCCGTGTCGCGCGGAACGCACTGCGGCTTGCAACGCGGCGTCGCGTACAATACGCGACCGCGCCGCACACCGGTTGTGTCACCGCATTGCATCCGCATCGCCGAATCCGCCCTGGACCGGCACGCCCTCTTTCAGCGTCCCCTCATCATGCTCAGCTACCGCCACGCCTTTCATGCAGGCAACCACGCCGACGTTCTGAAACACGCCGTCGTGTTGCAGCTACTGCGCTACCTCGGCCAGAAGGACAAAGCCTACTGGTATATCGACACGCACGCGGGCGCCGGCGTCTATTCGCTGAAGGAAGGCTACGCGACCAAAACCGGCGAGTTCCAGACCGGTATCGCCAAACTATGGGGCCGCAACGATCTGCCGCCGCTCTTCGCCGATTACGTCGGCGAAGTGAGCGCGTTGAATCCGGACGGCCAGTTGCGCTTCTATCCGGGCTCGCCGTATGTCGCATGGCGGCAGATGCGCGAGCAGGATCGCATGCGTCTGTTCGAACTGCACACCACCGAGATCGACGTGCTGCGCCACAACTTTCGCGACGCTGGCCGGCGAGCCATGCTCTACGCGGGCGACGGTTTTGACGGCATTCTGGCCTTGCTGCCGCCGGCGCCGCGCCGCGCGCTGGTGCTGCTCGATCCATCGTACGAGGACAAGCGCGACTACACGCGCACATTGC is a window of Paraburkholderia sp. IMGN_8 DNA encoding:
- a CDS encoding aldo/keto reductase is translated as MNYRRLGRSGLQVSELSIGSWVTYGNQVDHHAARESLAAARDAGVNFFDNAEVYASGQSEEIMGQALKELAWPRVSYVVSTKFFWGLEEAPNQYHTLNRKYLLSAIDASLKRLQLDYVDLVFCHRPDPNTPVEETVWAMSDMIARGKALYWGTSEWSADEIRAAYDIAERHHLHKPVMEQPQYNLFHRKRVEQEYKRLYEDIGLGLTTWSPLASGLLTGKYRDGVPADSRAQLQGYEWLRKQVTDAGKNNVVGKLGEVADELGCTVGQLAIAWILKNPNVSTVITGASRVEQIAENMASAEVAESITPEIKQQIEEIIGDAYN
- the rlmJ gene encoding 23S rRNA (adenine(2030)-N(6))-methyltransferase RlmJ is translated as MLSYRHAFHAGNHADVLKHAVVLQLLRYLGQKDKAYWYIDTHAGAGVYSLKEGYATKTGEFQTGIAKLWGRNDLPPLFADYVGEVSALNPDGQLRFYPGSPYVAWRQMREQDRMRLFELHTTEIDVLRHNFRDAGRRAMLYAGDGFDGILALLPPAPRRALVLLDPSYEDKRDYTRTLRCVEESLKRFPTGTYAVWYPQVKRLESQRFPDQLKKLQERNWLHVSLTVSNPPTDGFGLFGSGMFILNPPYTLAKTLKEQLPWLVEALGQDKAAQFKVEYRGD